A region of Pseudarthrobacter sp. NIBRBAC000502770 DNA encodes the following proteins:
- a CDS encoding LysR substrate-binding domain-containing protein yields MFEPAQLRSFLAVADTLSFTKAAERLGLAQPTISQHIRKLEAAAKRSLVTRDTRDVRLTDNGDAMAGFARSILSAHDAAARYFSGSAMRGRLRFGTADDLAITGLPRILREFRQIYPQINLELTVGQSDQLYRKLNAGQLDLVFVKWVAGAKDGTVVQHDSFSWVGLEQTSLEPGAPVPLIAYPAPSLSRKLAIDALEANGRTWRITCTTRQISGVLAAVRAGIGVAVMPTSLVPEDLKIITRRFDLPAVGDVDFTLIRNPLANAEVIDALTQTIVGRTINRQT; encoded by the coding sequence CCAGTTGCGTTCCTTCCTGGCGGTGGCGGACACCCTGAGCTTTACCAAGGCCGCCGAACGCCTGGGGCTGGCGCAGCCCACCATCAGCCAGCACATCCGCAAGCTTGAGGCAGCCGCCAAGCGCAGCCTGGTCACACGGGACACCCGGGACGTCCGGCTCACGGACAACGGCGACGCCATGGCCGGTTTTGCCCGCAGCATCCTGTCAGCGCATGACGCCGCGGCCCGCTATTTCTCGGGCTCCGCGATGCGGGGACGGCTGCGGTTCGGCACGGCGGATGACCTCGCCATCACCGGACTGCCGCGGATCCTGCGTGAATTCCGGCAGATCTACCCGCAGATCAACCTGGAACTCACAGTGGGCCAAAGTGACCAGCTCTACCGGAAACTCAACGCCGGCCAACTGGACCTGGTGTTCGTGAAATGGGTGGCCGGGGCTAAGGACGGCACGGTAGTCCAGCACGATTCGTTCTCCTGGGTGGGCCTTGAACAAACATCGCTGGAGCCGGGAGCTCCCGTGCCCCTGATTGCCTATCCGGCCCCCAGCCTCAGCCGGAAATTGGCCATCGATGCGCTGGAGGCCAACGGCAGGACGTGGCGGATCACCTGCACCACCCGGCAAATCAGCGGCGTCCTGGCGGCAGTCAGAGCGGGCATCGGCGTGGCCGTTATGCCCACGTCGCTGGTGCCCGAAGACCTGAAGATCATTACCCGGCGCTTTGACCTTCCCGCCGTGGGTGACGTTGATTTCACCCTGATCCGCAATCCGCTGGCCAATGCCGAGGTGATTGACGCCCTTACCCAGACGATTGTCGGCAGGACCATTAACCGCCAAACTTAA
- a CDS encoding bifunctional proline dehydrogenase/L-glutamate gamma-semialdehyde dehydrogenase produces the protein MTHVAMEPAVAKAATPQTVDVDVPQAKALANEAVALVRRWLTEAAKVPVDASAEQLAGVLKDPNGLDFTVGFVDGVVRPEDLNVAARNLAKLAPKVPAFLPWYMRSAVALGGTMAPAMPRLVIPIARRVLREMVGHLIVDATDAKLGPAIAKIKKDGIKLNVNLLGEAVLGEHEASRRLEGTHTLLARPDVDYVSIKVSSTVAPHSAWAFDEAVEHVVEKLTPLFRRAASYSGSGQKNKFINLDMEEYKDLDMTIAVFTRILDKPEFQDLEAGIVLQAYLPDALSAMIRLQDWAAERRANGGAGIKVRVVKGANLPMEQVEASLHDWPLATWGSKQDSDTSYKSVINYALHPERIKNIRIGVAGHNLFDIAFAWLLAKQRGVESGIEFEMLLGMAQGQAEAVKKDVGSLLLYTPVVHPSEFDVAIAYLIRRLEEGASQENFMSAVFELSENEGLFEREKQRFLSSLEALDNTVPLPNRRQDRNLPPEAMPHTGFRNTPDTDPALPANRTWGRAILERVPSSTLGDASVKAAFINDEDTLDSAIANAVEKGKAWGELSGNERADILHRAGEILEARRADLLEVMASETGKTIDQGDPEVSEAVDFAHYYAESARRLDTVDGATFVPARLTVVTPPWNFPVAIPAGSTLAALAAGSAVVIKPAKQAARSGAVMVEALWEAGVPKGVLTMVQLGERELGTQLISHPAVDRVILTGGYETAELFRSFRKDLPLLAETSGKNAIIVTPSADLDLAAKDVAYSAFGHAGQKCSAASLVILVGSVATSKRFHNQLIDAVTSLKVGYPQDPTSQMGPIIEPANGKLLNALTTLGEGENWAVEPKKLDSTGRLWSPGVRYGVKRGSYFHLTEFFGPVLGVMTAETLEEAIAIQNQIEYGLTAGLHSLNSEELGIWLDTIQAGNLYINRGITGAIVQRQPFGGWKKSAVGAGTKAGGPNYLAGLGDWLPAEASAKAPVSNAAVRRILNAAGPALDPAGLESVQRALASDAEAWADEFGTAKDVSGLGAERNIFRYRSLPVTIRLSEGAPLAHLVRTVAAGVLAGSALTVSTAVELPAQLRSVLTAQDIDVTVESDAGWLASAGHLASAGKLSGGRIRLIGGNASALAEATGGRPDLAIYAHPVTEAGRVELLPFLHEQAVSITAHRFGTPNHLSDALI, from the coding sequence ATGACCCACGTTGCAATGGAACCGGCAGTCGCAAAGGCGGCCACCCCGCAGACTGTCGACGTCGACGTCCCCCAGGCCAAGGCCCTCGCCAATGAAGCGGTAGCCTTGGTCCGGCGCTGGCTTACCGAGGCCGCCAAGGTCCCGGTGGACGCCTCCGCAGAGCAGTTGGCCGGCGTCCTGAAGGACCCCAACGGCCTGGACTTCACGGTGGGCTTCGTTGACGGCGTGGTCCGCCCCGAGGACCTCAACGTCGCCGCCCGCAACCTCGCCAAGCTGGCCCCCAAGGTTCCCGCCTTCCTGCCGTGGTACATGCGCAGCGCCGTGGCACTGGGCGGCACCATGGCCCCGGCAATGCCGCGGCTGGTCATCCCCATCGCCCGCAGGGTCCTCCGCGAAATGGTGGGCCACTTGATCGTGGATGCCACCGACGCCAAGCTGGGCCCCGCCATCGCCAAGATCAAGAAGGACGGCATCAAGCTCAACGTCAACCTCCTGGGCGAGGCAGTCCTCGGCGAGCACGAAGCCTCCCGGCGCCTCGAGGGAACCCACACGCTGCTGGCGCGACCCGACGTCGACTACGTCTCCATCAAGGTCTCCTCCACTGTGGCCCCGCACTCCGCCTGGGCCTTCGACGAAGCCGTGGAACACGTCGTCGAAAAGCTCACCCCGCTCTTCCGGCGCGCCGCCTCCTACTCCGGCAGCGGACAGAAGAACAAGTTCATCAACCTGGACATGGAGGAGTACAAGGACCTGGACATGACCATCGCGGTCTTCACCCGGATCCTGGACAAGCCCGAGTTCCAGGACCTCGAGGCCGGCATCGTGCTCCAGGCCTACCTCCCGGATGCGCTGTCCGCCATGATCCGGCTGCAGGACTGGGCCGCAGAGCGCCGCGCCAACGGCGGCGCCGGCATCAAGGTCCGCGTAGTCAAGGGGGCCAACCTGCCCATGGAGCAGGTGGAAGCCTCGCTGCACGACTGGCCGCTGGCCACCTGGGGTTCAAAGCAGGACTCGGATACCAGCTACAAGAGCGTCATCAACTACGCCCTGCACCCCGAACGCATCAAGAACATCCGGATCGGCGTGGCCGGCCACAACCTGTTCGACATCGCCTTCGCGTGGCTCCTGGCCAAGCAGCGCGGCGTGGAGTCCGGCATCGAATTCGAGATGCTGCTCGGCATGGCGCAGGGCCAGGCCGAGGCCGTCAAGAAGGACGTCGGCTCACTCCTGCTCTACACGCCGGTGGTGCACCCGTCCGAGTTCGACGTCGCCATCGCATACCTGATCCGCCGCCTGGAAGAAGGCGCCAGCCAGGAAAACTTCATGTCTGCGGTCTTCGAGCTCAGCGAAAACGAAGGGCTGTTCGAGCGCGAGAAGCAGCGTTTCCTCTCATCCCTGGAGGCACTGGACAACACAGTTCCCCTGCCCAACCGCCGGCAGGACCGGAACCTTCCCCCGGAGGCCATGCCGCACACCGGATTCCGGAACACCCCGGACACGGATCCCGCCCTTCCGGCCAACCGGACCTGGGGCCGGGCCATCCTTGAGCGCGTCCCGTCCTCCACGCTGGGCGACGCATCGGTGAAGGCCGCATTCATCAATGACGAGGACACCCTCGACTCGGCCATTGCCAACGCAGTGGAGAAGGGCAAGGCCTGGGGCGAACTGTCCGGCAACGAACGTGCGGACATCCTGCACCGCGCCGGGGAGATCCTGGAAGCCCGCCGTGCGGATCTGCTCGAGGTCATGGCCAGCGAGACCGGCAAGACCATCGACCAGGGCGACCCCGAGGTCAGCGAGGCCGTGGACTTTGCCCACTACTATGCCGAGTCCGCCCGCCGGCTGGACACGGTCGACGGCGCCACGTTCGTCCCAGCCAGGCTCACCGTCGTCACCCCGCCCTGGAACTTCCCGGTCGCCATCCCGGCAGGGTCCACCCTCGCGGCACTCGCCGCCGGCTCCGCCGTCGTCATCAAGCCCGCCAAGCAGGCCGCCCGCAGCGGCGCTGTCATGGTCGAGGCGCTGTGGGAGGCCGGCGTGCCCAAGGGCGTACTGACCATGGTGCAGCTGGGGGAGCGGGAACTGGGCACCCAGCTCATCAGCCACCCTGCCGTGGACCGCGTGATCCTCACCGGCGGCTACGAAACCGCCGAGCTGTTCCGGTCCTTCCGCAAGGACCTGCCGCTGCTGGCCGAAACCAGCGGCAAGAACGCCATCATCGTTACCCCCAGCGCCGACCTGGACCTCGCCGCCAAGGACGTGGCCTACTCAGCGTTCGGCCACGCCGGCCAGAAATGCTCCGCCGCCTCGCTGGTGATCCTGGTAGGTTCCGTGGCCACCTCCAAGCGGTTCCACAACCAGCTGATCGACGCCGTCACTTCCCTTAAGGTGGGCTACCCGCAGGACCCCACCAGCCAAATGGGCCCCATCATCGAGCCCGCCAACGGCAAGCTCCTCAATGCCCTCACCACGCTGGGCGAGGGCGAGAACTGGGCCGTTGAACCGAAGAAGTTGGACAGCACCGGCCGGCTGTGGAGCCCGGGCGTGCGCTACGGCGTCAAGCGTGGCTCCTACTTCCACCTGACCGAGTTCTTCGGCCCGGTCCTGGGCGTCATGACCGCCGAAACGCTGGAAGAGGCCATCGCCATCCAGAACCAGATCGAATACGGCCTCACGGCGGGCCTGCACTCCCTCAACTCCGAGGAACTGGGCATCTGGCTGGACACCATCCAGGCCGGCAACCTCTACATCAACCGCGGCATCACCGGCGCCATCGTCCAGCGCCAGCCGTTCGGCGGCTGGAAGAAGTCGGCGGTCGGTGCCGGCACCAAGGCAGGTGGCCCCAACTACCTGGCCGGCCTGGGTGACTGGCTTCCCGCGGAGGCATCCGCGAAGGCTCCGGTATCCAACGCGGCCGTCCGCCGCATCCTCAACGCCGCCGGCCCCGCCCTGGACCCGGCAGGCCTCGAGTCCGTCCAGCGGGCCCTGGCATCCGACGCCGAAGCCTGGGCTGACGAGTTCGGCACCGCCAAGGACGTCTCCGGGCTGGGCGCCGAGCGCAACATCTTCCGCTACCGCAGCCTGCCGGTCACCATCCGCCTTTCCGAAGGTGCTCCGCTGGCACACCTGGTCCGGACGGTGGCGGCGGGCGTGCTGGCCGGTTCGGCACTCACCGTGTCCACCGCCGTCGAACTTCCCGCGCAGCTGCGCTCCGTGCTCACCGCACAGGACATCGACGTGACGGTGGAGTCCGACGCCGGCTGGCTGGCTTCCGCCGGACACCTCGCCTCGGCGGGCAAACTGTCAGGGGGCCGCATCCGCCTGATCGGCGGCAACGCCTCCGCGCTCGCCGAGGCCACGGGCGGGCGGCCGGACCTGGCCATCTACGCACACCCGGTCACGGAGGCGGGCCGCGTGGAGCTGCTGCCCTTCCTGCATGAGCAGGCCGTCAGCATCACCGCGCACCGGTTCGGCACCCCGAACCACCTCTCGGACGCGCTGATCTAG
- a CDS encoding amino acid permease, with protein MSSKDLSQSIMRRKPIDDIEEENKHSGLFKSLGLWQLTAIGVGGIIGVGIFSLAGLVAAGSEGTPGVGPAVLISFLIAGLASAAAALSYAEFAGMIPRAGSAYTYGYVALGEVIGWFIGWDLLLEYIAIVAVVAIGISGYLDAFLAGIGIHLPSWMTSTFDEGKGGIINIPAILVCLLVTWILSRGTKAFGRFELAAVAIKVVLILFIIGLGVFYIDTNNYNPFMPSGFGPVVAGSATVFFAVFGYDAMSTAAEEAKDGKKHMPKAIVLSLIIAMLLYVAATLVLTGMQNYKDIDPKAGFASAFTSVGLPVIATIISVFAVLSILTVMLTFLLGVTRVWFSMSRDGLLPGWFAKTDHRGTPQRVTWIGGIASAFLAGVFPIKAVADLTNIGILAAFVVVCLSVIIFRYKRPDAPRTFRLPLMPVIPAFGVLASAFLMLQLHWETWLRFVVWLIIGLVIYFSYGRKHSLMNPDSPRHQELADLHRPLS; from the coding sequence ATGAGCAGCAAAGATTTGAGCCAATCGATCATGCGGCGAAAGCCCATTGATGACATCGAAGAAGAAAACAAGCACAGTGGACTGTTCAAGTCCCTTGGCCTGTGGCAGCTCACCGCCATCGGCGTTGGCGGCATTATCGGCGTCGGCATCTTCTCCCTCGCGGGACTGGTGGCCGCCGGCAGCGAAGGCACACCCGGGGTGGGGCCCGCGGTACTGATTTCCTTCCTGATCGCAGGGCTGGCCTCAGCGGCCGCAGCCCTGTCCTACGCGGAGTTCGCGGGAATGATCCCGCGCGCCGGCTCCGCCTACACCTACGGCTACGTAGCGCTCGGCGAGGTCATCGGTTGGTTCATCGGCTGGGACCTGCTGCTGGAATACATCGCCATCGTGGCGGTGGTGGCGATCGGCATCTCCGGTTACCTTGACGCCTTCCTGGCCGGCATCGGCATCCACCTGCCAAGCTGGATGACCTCCACCTTTGACGAAGGCAAGGGCGGCATCATCAACATCCCTGCCATCCTGGTCTGCCTCCTGGTCACCTGGATCCTGTCCCGCGGCACCAAGGCGTTTGGCCGGTTCGAGCTGGCAGCCGTGGCCATCAAGGTGGTCCTGATCCTCTTCATCATCGGGCTTGGCGTGTTCTACATCGACACCAACAACTACAACCCGTTCATGCCCAGCGGCTTCGGCCCCGTGGTGGCAGGCTCCGCCACCGTCTTCTTCGCAGTCTTTGGTTACGACGCCATGAGCACCGCGGCCGAGGAAGCCAAGGACGGCAAGAAGCACATGCCCAAGGCCATCGTGCTCTCGCTCATCATCGCCATGCTGCTCTACGTTGCTGCCACGCTCGTCCTCACCGGCATGCAGAACTACAAGGACATCGACCCCAAGGCAGGCTTCGCCTCGGCCTTCACCTCCGTGGGGCTGCCGGTTATCGCCACCATCATTTCGGTGTTCGCCGTGCTGTCCATCCTCACCGTGATGCTCACGTTCCTCCTGGGCGTTACCCGCGTGTGGTTCTCCATGAGCCGTGACGGACTGCTCCCCGGCTGGTTCGCCAAGACGGACCACCGCGGCACCCCGCAGCGCGTCACCTGGATCGGCGGCATCGCCTCCGCCTTCCTGGCCGGCGTGTTCCCCATCAAGGCAGTCGCGGACCTGACCAACATCGGCATCCTGGCCGCGTTCGTCGTCGTCTGCCTGTCCGTGATCATCTTCCGTTACAAGCGGCCTGATGCTCCCCGCACGTTCCGCCTGCCCCTAATGCCCGTGATCCCGGCGTTCGGCGTCCTGGCTTCGGCCTTCCTCATGCTGCAGCTGCACTGGGAGACCTGGCTGCGGTTCGTGGTTTGGCTGATCATCGGCTTGGTGATCTATTTCAGCTATGGACGCAAGCATTCGCTGATGAACCCCGACAGCCCGCGGCACCAGGAGCTCGCAGACCTGCACCGCCCGCTTTCCTGA
- a CDS encoding LysR substrate-binding domain-containing protein: MLDVRRLRLLRELSIRGTLAEVAEALQYSPSSVSQQLALLEKEVGVELLRKTGRRVQLTPQAEVLVAHTAQLLETMEQAEADLAASLTTVTGTVRIAVFQSAALALMPDTLTRMAAAYPEVRIEMIQREPETALHETWARDFDLVIAEQYPGHAAPRYPELDKVKLTTDAIRLAVPPASGSGPGIRSLEDTADLAWVMEPRGAASRHWAEQACRSAGFEPDVRFETADLQAQARLIESGNAVALMPDLVWTGRGTTAQLLELPGKPHRTIFTSVRRSSTQRPAILAARETLAAAAAAVATDDAG; encoded by the coding sequence ATGCTTGATGTCCGCAGGCTGCGGCTGCTCCGGGAGTTAAGCATCCGTGGGACGCTCGCGGAGGTGGCCGAGGCACTGCAGTACAGCCCGTCGTCGGTATCCCAGCAGCTGGCCCTGCTGGAGAAGGAAGTGGGCGTGGAACTGCTCCGGAAGACCGGGCGGCGGGTGCAACTGACGCCCCAGGCCGAGGTGCTCGTGGCGCACACGGCGCAGCTGCTCGAAACCATGGAGCAGGCCGAGGCGGACCTGGCCGCGTCCCTGACCACGGTGACCGGCACGGTGCGGATCGCGGTCTTCCAGTCGGCGGCGCTGGCGTTGATGCCGGACACGTTGACGCGCATGGCCGCCGCCTACCCCGAGGTGCGGATCGAAATGATCCAGCGCGAGCCCGAGACGGCGCTGCATGAGACGTGGGCGCGGGACTTCGACCTGGTGATTGCCGAGCAGTATCCGGGACACGCGGCCCCGCGCTACCCGGAACTGGACAAGGTGAAACTGACCACTGACGCCATCCGCCTGGCCGTTCCCCCGGCCTCCGGCAGCGGACCCGGGATCCGTTCCCTGGAGGACACGGCAGACCTGGCCTGGGTCATGGAACCGCGCGGCGCCGCTTCGCGCCACTGGGCGGAACAAGCCTGCCGCAGCGCAGGATTCGAGCCCGATGTCCGCTTTGAAACCGCCGACCTGCAGGCCCAGGCACGCCTGATCGAGTCCGGCAACGCCGTGGCCCTGATGCCGGACCTGGTGTGGACGGGCCGCGGCACCACCGCGCAGCTTCTTGAGCTTCCCGGCAAGCCGCACCGCACCATCTTCACCTCGGTCCGCCGCTCCAGCACCCAGCGCCCGGCCATCCTGGCCGCCCGGGAGACCCTGGCTGCGGCTGCCGCGGCGGTGGCAACGGACGACGCCGGGTGA
- the panD gene encoding aspartate 1-decarboxylase → MNRTMFKSKIHRATVTHADLHYVGSVTVDLDLLEAADILPGELVSIVDVTNGARLETYTIAGERGSGVIGINGAAAHLMHENDIVILITYAEMTTEEAKAYQPKVVHVDQDNRIIQLGNDPAEGLTPGMMRPPFALNNATL, encoded by the coding sequence ATGAATCGAACAATGTTCAAGTCCAAAATCCACCGGGCCACCGTCACGCACGCCGACCTGCACTACGTCGGCTCGGTCACCGTTGACCTCGACCTGCTCGAAGCCGCCGACATCCTGCCCGGCGAGCTGGTGTCCATTGTGGACGTCACCAACGGCGCGCGGCTTGAAACCTACACCATCGCCGGCGAGCGCGGTTCCGGCGTCATCGGCATCAACGGTGCAGCGGCGCACCTGATGCACGAGAATGACATCGTCATCCTCATCACCTACGCCGAAATGACCACCGAAGAAGCCAAGGCCTACCAGCCCAAGGTGGTCCACGTCGACCAGGACAACCGGATCATCCAGCTGGGCAATGATCCCGCCGAAGGCCTGACTCCCGGCATGATGCGCCCCCCTTTCGCGCTTAACAACGCCACCCTGTAG
- a CDS encoding AEC family transporter — protein MLGVLAGFFVVWCIILVGWFVGRKRILGDNARPVLSGLTFFVASPALLFETLSKARLQEVFAEPLLVTAVAAIATAGIYLVLARFWLKRALPESLMSAMSASLANSANLGIPIAVYVLGDASYVAPLLIFQLAFFTPTFLMILDSSTSTHRTTVLGFFLMILRNPMIVGSGLGLLVAGTGFQVPALVMEPIHLIGGAAIPAMLMAFGMSLNGSRPLQASAGRRVDTLLASGFKLAVQPALAYVFARFALGMEGHALFAVVVTSSLPTAQNVFVAASRYQTGLTVAKDTVLITTVVAVPAMIGVALLLA, from the coding sequence TTGCTAGGGGTGCTGGCGGGATTCTTCGTCGTTTGGTGCATCATCCTGGTGGGTTGGTTCGTGGGCCGGAAGCGGATCCTTGGTGATAACGCCCGCCCCGTCCTGAGCGGCCTGACGTTCTTCGTCGCCAGTCCGGCGCTCCTCTTTGAAACCCTGAGCAAGGCCCGCCTGCAGGAAGTCTTCGCCGAACCGCTCCTGGTCACGGCGGTGGCGGCCATCGCCACGGCCGGGATCTACCTGGTGCTGGCCAGGTTCTGGCTGAAGCGCGCCCTCCCGGAATCGCTGATGTCCGCCATGTCCGCGTCCCTTGCCAACTCGGCGAACCTGGGTATTCCCATCGCGGTATATGTCCTGGGCGATGCGAGCTATGTGGCGCCCCTGCTGATCTTCCAGCTGGCCTTCTTCACGCCAACGTTCCTGATGATCCTGGACTCGAGCACCAGCACGCACCGGACCACGGTTTTGGGCTTCTTCCTGATGATCCTGCGCAATCCGATGATCGTGGGCTCCGGACTGGGGCTGCTGGTGGCAGGCACCGGATTCCAGGTGCCGGCGCTCGTCATGGAGCCGATCCACCTGATTGGCGGGGCCGCGATTCCGGCCATGCTGATGGCATTCGGGATGAGCCTGAACGGCAGCCGCCCGCTGCAGGCCTCCGCCGGCCGGCGCGTGGACACCCTGCTGGCCAGCGGCTTCAAGCTCGCGGTCCAGCCGGCCCTGGCCTACGTCTTTGCCCGCTTCGCGCTCGGGATGGAGGGGCATGCCCTGTTCGCGGTGGTGGTGACGTCCTCGCTGCCCACCGCGCAGAATGTGTTCGTAGCCGCCAGCCGGTACCAGACCGGGCTTACCGTCGCCAAGGACACCGTGCTCATCACCACCGTGGTGGCGGTGCCGGCGATGATCGGCGTGGCACTGCTGCTGGCCTGA
- a CDS encoding FAD-dependent oxidoreductase, which yields MNTVLDTVVIGGGAMGSAAAWALSRRGRQVTLVEQFGPGHKIGASHGATRNLNPGYHQPDYVAMLAEGLALWDELEQDGGVQLLARTGVVAHGPGGDLPKVAEALTEAGIRAEFLDPAEAGGRWRGIRFDQQVLHMPDGGQLNPEAALPAFQRLASARGAEIRHHTKVVDFEVFDDGVRLGLESAAGTEVVTAAQAVVTAGGWTEKLLARVAGTGAAALRIPKLRVTQEQPAHFRVADPGAVWPGFNHYPGPDYQGWHSPVYGMQTPGEGIKAGWHGVGPVVDPDHRDFLPEPTQLAALQEYARQWLPGVDPDSFEAISCTYTTTPDEDFILDRVGPVVIGAGFSGHGFKFTPVVGRILADLATGTRPAPSIFRASR from the coding sequence ATGAATACTGTGCTGGACACCGTCGTGATCGGCGGCGGGGCCATGGGCTCTGCGGCCGCGTGGGCACTGTCCCGCCGCGGCCGGCAGGTGACGCTGGTGGAACAATTCGGCCCAGGCCACAAGATCGGCGCCTCCCACGGTGCTACCCGGAACCTCAACCCTGGCTACCACCAGCCCGACTACGTGGCCATGCTGGCAGAGGGGCTCGCCCTGTGGGACGAGCTGGAGCAGGACGGCGGCGTGCAGCTGCTGGCGCGCACCGGCGTGGTGGCCCATGGTCCCGGCGGCGACCTCCCCAAGGTTGCCGAGGCCCTCACCGAGGCCGGCATCCGCGCCGAATTCCTGGACCCTGCCGAGGCCGGCGGGCGCTGGCGCGGCATCCGCTTCGACCAGCAGGTCCTGCATATGCCCGACGGCGGCCAGCTCAACCCGGAGGCGGCGCTGCCCGCCTTCCAGCGTCTCGCCTCCGCCCGCGGCGCCGAGATCCGGCACCATACCAAGGTGGTGGACTTCGAGGTGTTCGACGATGGCGTGCGGCTGGGCCTTGAATCCGCTGCGGGCACGGAAGTGGTCACCGCAGCCCAGGCCGTCGTGACCGCCGGCGGCTGGACGGAAAAGCTGCTGGCCAGGGTTGCGGGCACGGGCGCCGCAGCGTTGCGGATCCCGAAGCTGAGGGTGACGCAGGAGCAGCCGGCGCATTTCCGGGTGGCGGACCCCGGCGCGGTGTGGCCCGGCTTCAACCACTATCCCGGCCCGGATTACCAGGGCTGGCACTCCCCCGTGTACGGCATGCAGACCCCCGGCGAAGGCATCAAGGCCGGCTGGCACGGGGTGGGCCCGGTGGTGGACCCGGACCACCGCGATTTTCTGCCCGAACCAACGCAGCTGGCAGCGCTGCAGGAGTACGCACGGCAGTGGCTGCCCGGCGTGGACCCTGATTCGTTCGAGGCCATCAGCTGCACGTACACCACCACCCCGGACGAGGACTTCATTTTGGACCGGGTGGGGCCGGTGGTGATCGGCGCGGGCTTCTCCGGCCATGGCTTCAAGTTCACCCCGGTGGTGGGGCGGATCCTGGCCGACCTTGCCACCGGGACCCGGCCAGCGCCGTCGATCTTCCGGGCGTCCCGCTAG
- a CDS encoding MFS transporter, with product MTTARAQGVGFRSDRGPILIALMLSTGLVAIDSTIVATAVPSIVRDVGGFASFPWLFSAYLLAQAVSVPIYGTLSDMAGRKPIILTGIGLFLLGSVLCGVAWSMPSLIAFRALQGLGAGAVLPVAVTIAGDIYTLQERAKVQGYLASVWAISSVVGPSLGGVFSALGIWRGIFLVNVPLCLLAGWMLVRTLHENVERKRHKVDYAGAVLLAGSLGLLILGALQGGQAWAWNSPISIGVFVVGAVLLVAYLLVERRAAEPILPAWVVSRRLLATTALVSFGVGAMMIGLTSYVPTFLEGALSSSPLVAGLALAALTLGWPLSASQAGKFYLRIGFKSTALIGIAIAVAGLLILSLTASSPNVALIAVSCFVVGLGLGLLATPTLISAQSSVPWHERGVVTSTNMFARSIGSALGVAVFGAVANSIYGGSSGGEADPATVISASGAVFLAALVAGLLTVAAVLSMPAVKAEDNGNSGAEPVPTNADGSPD from the coding sequence ATGACGACCGCCCGCGCCCAGGGAGTAGGGTTCCGGTCCGACCGCGGCCCCATCCTCATCGCCCTGATGCTGTCCACGGGACTCGTGGCCATCGACTCCACCATCGTGGCCACGGCCGTCCCGTCGATCGTCCGGGACGTGGGCGGCTTCGCATCCTTCCCATGGCTTTTCTCCGCATACCTGCTGGCGCAGGCGGTGTCCGTCCCCATCTACGGCACGCTCTCCGACATGGCCGGCCGCAAACCGATCATCCTCACCGGCATCGGCCTGTTCCTGCTGGGCTCGGTGCTCTGCGGCGTGGCGTGGAGCATGCCCTCCCTGATCGCTTTTCGGGCCCTGCAGGGACTCGGCGCCGGCGCGGTGCTGCCCGTGGCCGTGACCATCGCCGGGGACATCTACACCCTGCAGGAGCGTGCCAAGGTCCAGGGCTACCTGGCCAGTGTCTGGGCCATCTCGTCCGTGGTGGGCCCCAGCCTGGGCGGCGTCTTCTCCGCCCTCGGCATATGGCGCGGCATCTTCCTGGTCAACGTGCCGCTCTGCCTGCTGGCCGGCTGGATGCTGGTCCGTACCCTGCACGAGAATGTGGAACGGAAGAGGCACAAGGTGGACTACGCCGGCGCCGTCCTCCTGGCCGGATCGCTCGGCCTGCTCATCCTCGGTGCGCTGCAGGGCGGCCAGGCGTGGGCCTGGAATTCGCCCATCAGCATTGGCGTCTTCGTCGTCGGGGCGGTGCTGCTGGTGGCCTACCTCCTGGTGGAGCGGCGGGCGGCGGAGCCCATCCTCCCGGCCTGGGTGGTGTCCCGGCGCCTGCTGGCCACCACAGCGCTGGTGTCCTTCGGCGTCGGCGCGATGATGATCGGCCTGACCTCCTACGTGCCCACCTTCCTCGAAGGCGCCCTGTCCTCCTCGCCGCTCGTGGCCGGCCTGGCGCTTGCAGCCCTGACCCTCGGCTGGCCGCTCAGCGCCTCGCAGGCCGGGAAGTTCTACCTGCGGATCGGGTTCAAGTCCACCGCCCTGATCGGCATTGCCATCGCCGTGGCGGGGCTGCTGATCCTGTCGCTGACGGCGTCGTCGCCCAACGTGGCGCTGATCGCGGTCAGCTGCTTCGTCGTCGGTCTTGGCCTGGGCCTGCTGGCCACCCCCACGCTGATTTCCGCCCAGTCCAGCGTTCCCTGGCACGAACGCGGCGTGGTGACCAGCACCAACATGTTCGCCCGGTCCATCGGCAGTGCCCTGGGCGTGGCCGTGTTCGGCGCCGTGGCCAACTCCATTTACGGCGGCAGCAGCGGTGGGGAGGCCGACCCCGCCACGGTAATCAGCGCTTCGGGTGCCGTGTTCCTGGCCGCGCTCGTGGCCGGCCTCCTCACGGTGGCAGCGGTGCTGTCCATGCCGGCGGTCAAGGCCGAGGACAACGGCAATTCCGGCGCGGAGCCAGTGCCCACCAACGCGGACGGCAGCCCGGACTAG